The following coding sequences lie in one Homalodisca vitripennis isolate AUS2020 chromosome X, UT_GWSS_2.1, whole genome shotgun sequence genomic window:
- the LOC124369904 gene encoding uncharacterized protein LOC124369904, whose product MCCTHSYQEVEAQDMCLVNGACQTCATVTYLARLLSLSHLVTNGELKAMHLSRSLQYAVRFSYAQNGVRTPQDKLVMHSAIVLAGLGITLSSFSVKQLLATKRQN is encoded by the exons ATGTGTTGTACACACTCATATCAGGAGGTGGAGGCCCAAGATATGTGTTTAGTCAATGGTGCCTGCCAAACGTGTGCGACAGTGACGTACTTGGCACGGCTGTTGTCGTTATCACATTT GGTGACAAACGGTGAGCTCAAGGCAATGCATCTGTCGCGCTCACTCCAGTATGCTGTGAGATTCTCTTACGCTCAG AATGGAGTAAGAACGCCACAAGATAAACTTGTGATGCATTCGGCCATCGTGTTGGCTGGCCTGGGTATTACCCTTTCGTCATTCAGTGTGAAGCAGCTGCTTGCCACTAAACGACAGAACTAG